The following are encoded in a window of Candidatus Auribacterota bacterium genomic DNA:
- a CDS encoding DUF4430 domain-containing protein produces MKKMLIWTTILLGIATQGVYAAGEGYVTLRVGRDFRNPPLLEKRVSFSGQSVMKLLQCCATVETAFGGAFVQSINGLRAGKNRGAGRSWFYYVNGLIAGVGAAQYVPENGDCVSWDLHAYEGVGAIPALIGCFPHPFLSPQRSRAAFPLILHDSASREKACALARVLERQGVKGIRVQMISDGPIPDNTPSIIIGRWDEISRSSTVKRVYEHRDACGVFVEFNSEGLRILALDRTPRTCLPRAGAILAARGGRATAVPIWLITGTDHARTSEAADILIHEPGRIKGMVSAAISGGRLYPVPIIDMTE; encoded by the coding sequence ATGAAGAAAATGCTGATCTGGACAACTATTCTCCTGGGCATCGCCACACAGGGCGTCTATGCCGCGGGTGAAGGCTATGTGACGCTCCGCGTGGGCCGCGATTTCCGCAACCCTCCCCTCCTCGAAAAAAGGGTGAGTTTCTCGGGCCAGTCCGTCATGAAGCTTTTACAGTGTTGTGCGACCGTTGAGACCGCTTTCGGGGGCGCGTTCGTGCAATCCATCAATGGGTTGCGCGCCGGGAAAAACAGGGGGGCGGGCCGCTCCTGGTTCTACTATGTCAATGGCCTGATTGCCGGCGTGGGCGCCGCGCAGTACGTTCCCGAAAATGGCGATTGTGTATCGTGGGACCTGCACGCGTATGAAGGGGTGGGCGCCATCCCCGCCCTGATCGGCTGTTTTCCCCACCCATTCCTCAGCCCCCAGAGATCGCGCGCCGCGTTTCCGCTCATCCTCCACGACAGCGCCTCGCGCGAGAAGGCGTGCGCCCTCGCGCGTGTGCTGGAGCGGCAGGGGGTCAAGGGAATCCGCGTGCAGATGATTTCAGACGGCCCCATCCCGGACAATACCCCCTCAATAATCATCGGGAGATGGGACGAAATATCCCGCAGCAGCACGGTGAAGCGCGTCTACGAACACAGAGATGCATGTGGCGTTTTTGTTGAATTCAATAGCGAGGGGCTGCGCATCCTGGCCCTGGATCGCACGCCGCGCACATGCCTCCCCCGGGCAGGGGCTATCCTCGCCGCGAGGGGAGGCCGCGCGACAGCGGTTCCGATCTGGCTCATCACGGGGACCGACCATGCGCGAACCTCGGAGGCAGCGGATATTCTCATACATGAACCGGGGAGGATAAAGGGCATGGTCTCTGCCGCTATTTCGGGAGGGAGGCTCTATCCGGTTCCGATAATAGATATGACCGAATAG
- a CDS encoding energy-coupling factor transporter transmembrane component T has translation MNERTVSRHFHPIAALCYAGALFVLAMSWSNPLWLILLLTFTATCLLVISDWRAWRNALVLSLSMALVVCLVNAFFAPAGAATVVRGPVMLLLGRFRLCPGALLFGLAAGLKIPLAVSIFVLCGELMDQDEVLSFLSRFAPKSSLVATLATLMIPRLRRELERIRTVMSMRGASLDDRRLIARIKASRPLLHVLLLSSLDGAWDTAASLSCRGFGSGKRSSYGKRPWLARDCFLLAGALLALIPFAIGLAAGKGCYHFYPRLDPVVNMSDIPSLILILSLLSLTFSLAWRSTR, from the coding sequence ATGAATGAACGAACAGTGAGCCGCCATTTTCACCCCATCGCCGCCTTGTGCTACGCCGGGGCGCTCTTCGTCCTCGCGATGTCCTGGTCGAATCCGCTGTGGCTCATCCTCCTGCTCACGTTCACCGCGACATGCCTCCTCGTCATTTCCGACTGGCGCGCATGGAGGAATGCTCTCGTGCTCTCCCTCTCCATGGCGCTCGTCGTCTGCCTGGTGAATGCGTTTTTCGCTCCTGCGGGCGCAGCAACCGTCGTCAGGGGACCGGTAATGCTCCTCCTCGGGCGGTTTCGCCTCTGCCCCGGGGCGCTCCTGTTCGGCCTCGCCGCGGGACTCAAGATCCCTCTCGCCGTCAGCATATTTGTTCTCTGCGGGGAACTCATGGACCAGGATGAGGTGCTTTCCTTCCTCTCGCGTTTCGCTCCAAAATCCTCCCTCGTGGCGACACTTGCGACACTGATGATCCCGAGACTGAGGCGCGAGCTCGAGAGGATCCGCACGGTGATGAGCATGCGCGGCGCGAGTCTCGATGACCGCCGGCTGATCGCCCGCATCAAGGCATCGCGTCCGCTCCTCCACGTGCTCCTGCTCTCGTCCCTCGACGGCGCGTGGGATACCGCAGCTTCTCTCAGTTGCCGGGGGTTCGGCTCGGGGAAACGGAGCTCGTACGGGAAGCGGCCGTGGTTGGCGCGTGACTGTTTCCTCCTCGCCGGAGCGCTGCTCGCGCTTATCCCCTTCGCGATCGGGCTCGCCGCGGGCAAGGGCTGCTATCATTTCTATCCCCGGCTCGATCCGGTGGTGAATATGTCGGACATCCCATCCCTTATC